The window GCGATCCACATCCCTAGGTCCGGCGCCTTCTGaccgggcggcggcggtgacggcgttCTGTAATCGAGGACAAACACCAGAGTATTTCCCACATCCCTCTGCagcgccgcgtcgaggaACCTGTCGCACAGCCGGTAGACCCTGGCCAGGTTCGCGACGCAGCCGCCGGGCTGGCGGTGCGATTTCGGGATGCCAGGgccggagaagaagctctgGTGGTACGCGAAGTTGATGTAGTGTCTCAGGGATACtgggtcgacgtcgtcgaaggcgatgatgccggtgCGCGCCTCGACGAACTGCGACCTATTAAGGAGGCACTTTCGGAAGTAGTGCGAGCTACGCGTCAAGATGTTCTCGTGGACCAGGTACTCCTGGCCGCTGGTCCTAAGGGTTATGATCCTCTGGGGCGCCCTGCGTCTCTGTCAGTGGTGTGCTGGTGGTCGTGGGCGGAGTAGGATATTACAGGATTTCCAGACAGCCGCAGGGTTCCTCCACCTTCTGCCCCCCGCTTCCGTTGCTGTTCGTATCCTCCATGATCTGAGAAAGTGACGAGGCGATGTTTCTTGATGGGAAGGATTTGATGCAGCAGCGAACCGATCAACTCGAAGATTTGTTTACATTGGTGGTTGCACTGACTGTCCGTTTCTAGATCTCCTCTCTTTACCTGAGGGCTAGAGATACTTATAAAGAAAAGTGCGATCTCACAAGGTCCTTCCGAGCTTAGGGTTGATGGCTGTCCCTTGGGACCGTAGAACCTTCAGACACGTGGGGCAGTCATTGAGGTCGAAACCGCAGTCTGTAGTCTACAGAGCATGTTGACTTCTAATCCTTCAAATATGCAAAGAATCTTCAAGAATTGAGTGTCTTTGcttcaaagtcggcggcTGTCTGAAGGGAAGGTTGTTTGCCAACATCCAGACTCGAGGCTAGAAAGAGAATGCGACAATCATGTGAGAGAAGAATGAGAGTGCCTCTTTGCACGTTTGTCTCGCTGTCAACGCCTATGTGCATCATGTTTGCGGACTCGTCAACTTGCAAGCAGCTATAAATGATAGTATGATAGGGGTTGGCGGGATATactcgacggccttctggcGCCGTTCTACCTTTGCTCGAAAGAGCTACAAGAGATTCGGAATCCAATGGTGTCCATTCTTGCTGTCTAGCCGCCAGTCGTTGATGCGAGGACCAACGCGCATATAGTCGTGACCCATGTCCGATGGCTGAGAAATCGGTCTGAGGTGCATCTTATCCCATCTTGCCCAGCTTTGCCCAGCACACCACCCCCAACCCAACTCCCTGAGCAAATGAACGCGAACAAAGACAGTGGCGACAGGAACAACCGTCATTAGTAATGGTAGTTTGCATGCTCGTTGCCGCGGTTCCGACTTCCAGCCCTGACTGGACTTGACAAGTGGTTGGCGCCCGTGAGTGAGTAAGTCAGGAAACCGGTTTCTCGAGGAGCGGCACCTTTCTTTACTGTACTTGCTAGGGATCTCAGTTCCGGATTATAGTCGTCGTATGACTTACGACGGATGGATGAGGGTCCCCAGGATACAACTCTCTTTCCATGCCGTAAATGCTTCTAGCTTCTTGATTTGAGCCCCGCGCATTACTATTCACAGTGGTATCTATGCCAACCTTGGCGCACTCAAGCGGCTCAAGCGGCGGCTGTCCGAGTAGCCGTGGCAGCGGAAGGTTTTCTTCCATAGATGGACCAGCTATCCATAGTTAGTatgacggagaagaaggagtaGGGTGGATAAGGGGCGTGGGAAAAAGAACGAACGAAAAGGGAACAAGAAGAGAGGAATgtgaaaagaagaaggggaaaaaaaaaaggggggggttATTTTCCGATGGGAGTCGGGGGAGCCTCTCACATGTTGTAGTAGGCGTGGATGTTCCTGTTCCCCAGGTCCTTGCGAACCTccatggcgaggatgaggaccTCCTCCCTCGTCCAGCCCAGGGCCCGCGTCAGGGGCGCCATCAGGAACGCCTCGACGTTGGGCGCGAGGTTGTCGTAGTTCCAGTACCCGAGCTCCTTGTGCTTCGGGTCCCGGGGCCAGCCGTTCGTGGGCCACCGGAACCGCTGCAGGCGGACGTCCTCGAAGCCGACCTCCCGCATGACGGCCCCGAGCCGGCCAAACTCCTCGTAGGGGGCCCCGAGGACgaccatggcctcgaggcaCAGGCGTGCGGCTCTCATGAGGGCCGAGTCCTCGACCAGCGTACCGTCGTCGGAGACGGGGcaggcgtcgacgtcgttgagCTCGAAGTAGCCCCCGGGCTTCAGGTTGCTGGGGCACATGCCGTCAGATAGGATGGCAACACGATGGGGATTGCGCGGAGTGCGCGACTGACTCGTAGCAGCTCTGGATGTACTTCCTCCAGTTGGCGATGCTCCCCGTCATCGCTCGGCTGTGGATATAGTCAAAGGGCCGCGAAAAAGTCCAGGGctcctcgatgtcgtcgattTCGAACCTCACGTTGGGCGGCACCCTGTGAGCGACGCGTCAACCTCACAAACAAGTAGAAAGAACAAGAAAGACAAATAGATGGCGTATGCCACAAGCTGATATTTGAAAACGTGGAAAGCGGCATACATTGTGACTTGAACGGCGGACAAATCAACGCCAAGGACCTATTATCGAAAAGTCAGTGCCCAACCTCACCTAGACAAGGGACCATCCCGCCTTAGCGCTCACTTCAGCCTCGGGATGCTCATCGCCGAAATCGATGGCCCAGGATCCCGAGCCCGTTCCGACATCCAGGACCCGTCCAACATTCGCACCAGGCTCAttgggcggcgccgtcccGAGCCGGTCATCAAACGTACGGATGAACAGGTTATGCTGCAAGTCTGCGGTACGTACTCTCTCTCAGTCACAGGCGCACAAGGGAATCGACGTTCTCCCTCAACGTCCCGGAGATCATACCTAATCGGTCGATTTCCCTATCATCGTTGGGCATCAGGTACTCTGCGCCAAAGGTGAGTAGGTTTGCACGGTGTGCTGCGAGAGCCCTCCGCTGctcgttggcgttggtggaCTCACTCCCTTCCTTGTAGGCATGGTACGTCCGTCCGTTCTCCAGTCGATACCCGAGAACCGAGCTGGTCACACTTGTTGTCGACGAGGCAAGACTCCCCTGGGCGTTTGGTCAGTCCGTtggtctccgtctccgtgTCAACGTCCTATTGGTGCGAGAAACTGATGGATCCCTGGAACTTACGTATGTGATTGACGAGGTATCTTCCGTCTCCTGAGTGAGGGGTTCGGGATCGATCAGCCAGCGGGTAAAATCGTGATGAATTCAGAGAAACCCTTACCGCATCGACCGCGAGAATGTCGTCGTTGTCACCCGCAACGGCGTGAGAGGCCGGGGCGGTCACAGGGGTTACATCGTCTCCAGTCCCGGCGGGAGCCGTAGCGTTGTCATCAGACATCTTGCGTACAACTAAGCTAAGTGGCGCCTCGGTACGTTGGAGTGTTAACGGGAGGAAAATGAAGGTGATGTTGCTACGGAGGCCCATGGCCCACGAACGGCTTTGACTATAAACAAGGTGGAAATCAAACCctgttccttttcttctcccccgtTGTCGGAAACATGACCCTCTTTGATGGCTCGGTCCCCTCTGGTTGGCTTCGTTTACCCCCTCTTCTCCGCTGGAGATACTTTTTTGGGCCTGTTCGCTGCGGTTTGATTGTAGAAATCTGCAACGTGACCCCTGCGAAAGCGACAATTTCGCCAAGAAAGTCAACTGAGATGCCGCGCAGGTGCCAGATGAACGGGCGGCTATTGCGGGCCTTCCGGAAGCTGGTCCCTAATGTGGTGTGATGCGGGCCCCCGACTTGGTcaacctacctaggtattgTAAGAGAAGTCTGCCTAGTCGACGGGGGTGTATTAGACTTTAATAACCAGCTTAAATATGTATAAATATAGATGCCCTGCTCTCATAGACGAAGCAGGGAATATCATTTGCACAGTCATCACCAGGTACACCAACTAGTTCGAAGCTCATCAATAATATATCACTTCTATACACCCCTCTTTAGAAACTTGAAACTTTCGTGGGAACGGTGATACTTAAGCGGGGATGCTCTTGGAGGTCTGTGCCAGACGAGCATTGACATCATGGCACCGGACGAATACCAGCGCAATCTTGATGACTTCGAAGGAGTTACTCATTAAATCTATAATCCATTCCCGCCGGCGTCGTGCCGGGGGAGTTGGTGAAGGAGGCGTTGAAAAGCCCCATGCAATATTCAGTCTATGTCTCGTCTCTTTGATCATTACCATTTTGATAGATGGAGTAAAGAACGTCGAGGGTCCGGTGATGCTCTCCAGGGGACCACATCTGCATCCTATGCGGAACATTTCGATCCCAAATCCAACTCCTTGTCCTCGCAAATCAACGCCGAATGCAATGCAATCACTCACACGGAGACCAGATGCCGAACCGCGTGAATCGATCCTTCGCTCCGTTTTCGCTCACAAAGGAAAAGCCCGTCATCACGTTATTCTGTCATCTCACCACCCGTCGTTGGGGGGGCGTCTCGACCCGCGGAAGTAGTCGTACTGGGTCGGGTCCTGGTCGAACGTGTCTGCGTCGGCCTGCGGGAGTCCACTATACCCCCTCGGTCCGCCGCCCAGCACACCCACGGTCGggcccggcgtcggcgcgctTATGGGCATGCCTGCGGCATTGCGAACAAGCGCCGTGTCGCTCCCAttgctgttgatgttgtACAAGGGGCTGCGCGACCGGTCACCCATGGTCGCCTGTTGAGCGAAGCCGGCCTGTGGTGAGCCCAGTCTCGTCGGGGACTGCTGTCCACTGCCGACGGGGGACATGTAGCCGGAAGGCGGGGTAGGACGGTAGGCCGAGAATCCGGACTGGCCAGAGACATCGCGCCGCTGCTGACCGGTCATGCCGCCCTGCAAAGGGGCACCGGTAGGGGTTCCGGGGCGGGAGCCGAAGTCGGACATGGATCCGGGCGTGCCTGGACGCATGATGTCAGGGTCACGGCCGAAAAGATCTCCCTGACCATGCTCATCTGCGAACTCTGCTCTGTTCTTATAGAATTCGAAATCGAGGTTCGACTCCGAAACGAACTCGAAGCCGGGCACATTCGCGGACTTGCCGGGTTTGCCCGAGTTCATGGGGTCCATTGCGTAAGTATCCGAGTAGCCCGAGACGCTCATCATGTCGCCGGCGTTCACCTCGCGGCCGTCCGAGAGACGACCTTTGTAAACGATGTGCAGGTAAGGTTGCGCCTTTTGGTGCACCATGGGCGTGATAAGCGGCTTGTACAACGCAGGGTGGCCGAAACGCGATGCCAAGCGCTCGCTGCGTAGGCGCGCCTCCTTCTGCATGCCAGCCTCGGGGTGTTTGGCAACGTTGGTCGTCGAGACGTAGTGAATTTTGTCGTCAAACACTTTGGAGCAGACGACCTTGAAGATTATCAGGAGAACGGGCAGAGGGGCAATGGCCAAGGCCTGGCTATGGTAGGCCCAGTCGGCTCTAGCCCAGGCGCTGAGGAAAAAGACACAGTTCGACAGGAAGACGGCAAACAGCATGCGGTTGAAGAGAACACGCCAGAACATGCCTCCCGACTCGGTCTTGGTGACGAAAATGTAGAGTAGCAAATACTTCTTGAGCCAATAGTCGATTCCGTAGTACAACGTGGCAGCCGGCAGGACTAAAGGCTGGATGCCAGAGAAGCCCAGGGCGACCGTCGCATAAAAGAGGAAATAGTTGTAGTACATGGCGTATTCGaacgaaggcggcgccgtgAGCTCAATCAGCTCTCGGGGCGTCGGGCTCGAGAACTTTCTCACAAAGAAGCTGTAGACGAGGGTCCAGAGCTGGGCGAGATCAATAGCGGCGCCAAGGTTGCGCTGGAGGAGCCAGGTGACCCAGAAAGGGCTGACTTTGCACAAGGCCGTAAAGAGTGTGGTAGCAAGGTTctggtcgatgatggcctgcCAGGCGTCGGTGCTTTTTTCGTTTGTTTCGGACACGACGGCGGACACAAAGGACCATATAGCGCTGAAGAgcgagaagacgatgagattgttgaagacgaagaaagcGTAGAGCTTGGCCATGACGTGACGCTCGCGACccgtcttggtctgatcacCGGCTTTCATAGACAGGCGACGGAAGATCATAGGAAGGACGAGATAGACAAGCGACATTAGCGCAGGGGACGCGATACCCTGGACGATAGCCCACCAATTCGGGTCCCTTGCAAGCTCGATCCGAAACGCCTTCCACACATTGCCAAGGTTGTTCAAAttgatgaggaagatggcgatCAAGGCGTTGGGCGCAATCCACACGAAAGTGAGTAGTGCGATCCAAAGGTTGTTGACAATACGTCTCCACCGGCGGACCGAAGGGCTGAGGGGCAGGTTGTCCCAGATGATGTCGTTCGGGCGCGGGGCAAGGGTGATGGTTGCGCCATGCGGGTGCTTCTTGCGGCTGGCGTAGGCGATGTTGTGAGCCTCGGCGATATCGGAGTAGCTGGCGAACCCGTAGGGCATGGTACTCCGTTTGTCGACGCTGAGCCGGACTTCCTTGATCTCGATCTCCAACTCCTTGATCCGCTGCGTCAGGTactcgatggcgtcgacctTTTGACCCTTGGGATACGTGGCGAACGAGGGGTCCTTCTTGGAGGGCTTGCACATTGGACGAGCTGCCGGGAGTTGGTCGGGCTTCTTCATGTACTTTGCCAGCACTTGTTCCAGCTTGCGGACCGTCTGATTGTGCTGCTCGATCAACTTTGGAAGGTCCTTGACGTTTCGAGCAATGGCAGTgcgggagaaggaagaagcaGGCACGACTTCGTCGATGATTCTCGCAATGCCCTCGTCCGAACATCTGTCCTTGGGAATGTCGTACAGCTACTAAGAGTCAGTTCCGACTCAAGAACGGCCATCGATTCAGCGCTACTCACCATCAACGTCCGCGCGTGCAAACTGTTCTGGTACTCTTCGCTCTCAAAGTACTTGCGGCGGAGCAGTAAAACCTTGCGGTAGTTCCACCACAAGAAGCCCATAACAGTGAAGGTGATCATGtaggcgacggcgacttGGGCCCAATACGCATCGCCCCATACGGCTATGGGTGTAATGGCATCGAGCCAGCTACCGTCAATGTCCTGGGCGCGGTTGGACAGATAGGTGGGGATCAAGATGGCGATGCAGAAGACGGAGATGGTGCTGAACATGTAGACGCACATGCGGACGAAACGCAGGAAGAGGGTGGCGTCCATGCCGACATGATGAACCAGTTCCGTCTCGGTCGTTTTCCACAGCGGCGGGATCCATGACCAGATCTTCTTGCCTATCGGCGGAGGGGCATTTCTCTCATCGGCGTGTTTGAGCTTGGGCGCGTAGACGGACTGGTTGTAAGGTCGAAGAAAGGAGAAGGTAAGGGCaatggcgacggtgacgccgAGAGAAGTGGCCAAGGCAGCCCAGACGGAGTTCTTTTGCAGCTATTTGGCAGTCAGTATCCGCAGGACATTGCAGAACAACCGGCGGTCGGGGGAAGCTGCTCGTCTACCTGTTCACTGTAGGGATTCTTTATCAAGTCCAACAGCTGTTTGCCTGCATCTTGGCTCATTTTGGCAGTCGGTGCCCCCTTGGGGCGTGGGGGTTGAGATGCGTCTCTATGTGCCTTgggcggagaaggcgatgACGGAGGTCCCCGTTGGCGATATTATCTTGCAAGAGGGATTCGATCGAGCAGCGGCGCTTTAGAAAGGAGGAATGCGGATCAGAGGGTCGCTCGCAATGTTCCTTTAGGAGAGGTGCAACGAAGCTCGCCGAATGTACTTCTACTATATTCCCTTGACGTCGCAAGTTAGAGGACGTTTCGTTTTGGCCTTTCGTAgaggcgatggcgggcgCACAAAGACCGGCCGGGGCGTAACAAAGCGTCTGAACGACAAGTGAATGGCGCGAGGTGCCGCAACGAGAGTCGGGGGAAGGCCTATGGATCGTCGGGTGTTCGTTCTGTAATCTCGAGAGGAGCGGCGATGTTCCCGGAGCGCGCGGTTCGGGTTGGGAGACAGTGGAGCTGCAGATGTCGTCgagagaggaaagaagagggGATGAACGAAGAAAACGAACGACTGGCGGAAGGTCGGCGAGATCGcggggaggtggaggggggagcagTTGGGACAAAAGAAGGATAGGAGGGATCTCAAACGAGTGTTGAAGGGTGTGAAGTTCAGGTCGGTCCTCAAGGTGAAGTGAGATGAGGTAAAGTACGGGATAATGTGGCAGAGCGGCGGTAGGGGACGGTAGGGGACGGTAGGGGACGGAGAGGGCGAatgaggaggagagggatTCAGAGGGAAGCACGAGATAGGACAGGATAGGATACCTGGGAGAGGATTGCGTATGTCACTCCTGGCACATCCCAGTCTTTTGGATGCGCCGATATCCGGGTGTATCGCTGGAGAGGAGGGTGCAGCGTGCTTGACACCGGGCCATTTGCTGGTCTCGGTCCCCGTCGACTGAGAAAAAACCACAAACTCCACTAACCTAGGAAAAcataaaaaataaaaatgGAATAAAAACAAGTGAACTGAGCACGCGTAAGAGATCCCGGCGGAGGGGATTGGCTCGCCGCAGGGCACTACCAATTCTTACGCTAATGGGATTCGAGGAAGCGTGATCCACTATATGGGAATCCGACCCACCATTACCAGGATGAGCAGTGCTGTTGatgggtaggtaggtaggtaggtaggtacctttGTGTACCTGCTGCTCAGGTCATTTACCTTTCTCGTTCAAGCGTGATTGCTCACTCAATCACTGTtcgcctctctcttcctcccttgGGTCATCTCGATATAGCGTTGCAGAATGGCTGAATGATGAACCGCATGAGTTATGCTGCCAGCATCTTTCGTCGGCGCAGAATTTTCAGCTCCTTCATgttgtctgtctgcctgcaTGTCTTAATCCACCAACAGCTGCAGGAACGCCGCAACGCGCGTTGAAAATGCAAAGCCCGAGAAGAACATGTGCACCTGAGCTTTACTTGATACAAGGTACGAATGCCTACCCAAGATTGAATTTGTAGGTACAGGTAGTCATCAGCAGCCGGTGCGTGTCAGGGTCCTCCAGTCCCATGGACGGAATCACACACGACGCCGGACATCAGACGGTCTGATTAGGCAGTTTGGCAAAACAAACAACGACTGCCATCCCAAGAGACAAAAGTACAGCTCCACCAATCCGACTCTGGCCTCTCTCTTCTTATGATTTCTCTTGCTGACTTTCACTGGCATCCAGCCAAGCTCGGGTCAACTTGAGGTGCTGAAGGGAGCATGGACTGCCTCCCTTACATACTATTCCCTCCCCAAGTACGTGTGCCTTTGGTAGATACCTAGTGTGCACCTTCGGCGGGGCCGCCGTTCGCTGTGGCTGTGTCTATTTTTGACTCCCTAAGTGGGCCGGCATTGTGCTGCCGGCACCCTCACCCACTCACCCACATCATCACGCTGGCAGTCTGCACAAAAGGGACACAACCTGGGGAGcgtccctccctcccccttgttgaaaaaaaaaaaagaaaaaaagagtcCTAGACCGCATAAGGTCCTGCGCTCTGCTGAGAATGGCATGGCGTTGCGGTCGATGAATACGAGGCGGGACGACATCGAAGCCCgggttgttcttcttccagAACAAGACCAGAGATATGCTGCACCTTGGGAGGAAGCGTTCTAGCTGCTCGCGTGCGTGTGCCACCGCAGAGGCGAAAATGCCATCATTCCACATGAGGGAAAAGTCTGCTGCTGTAGTCTGCCCCCTCGATTTTGGAGATGCCGCCGTCAAGTTCACGTTTTCCCCCTCTTTGTTGAGTACCACGTCACTACATAACACGGAAGAGCggcacctcggccacggcccttcatctctctctcatctcgCCGCATTGTCAAGCGACATCTTGCACCGGGGTGGTGTCAAGTTAGTTGAGTGAAAAGGGGGTCACTCCTCCCCGCAAGAACCAAATACCGAACGAAGGACGCTTCTCAGGGCACACGGGGGAGAGGACCCTAGGTACAGAGCCGTAACAGGGCTGTGCATTGAGGGGAAGCAGTCCTTCATAAGGGGGACCTTGGGAATTTGGAGGGGAAGGGCTTTTGTGGAGAGAGCAATGTTGTACAGGTATGTACTTCGTACGAGCACGCCAGGCAAATAGACAGTCCCGGTGTCCGGAGGAGATTCGAGCAGCAGCCGAACGGATCA is drawn from Colletotrichum destructivum chromosome 6, complete sequence and contains these coding sequences:
- a CDS encoding Putative CSC1/OSCA1-like, 7TM region, CSC1/OSCA1-like, cytosolic domain-containing protein, with protein sequence MSQDAGKQLLDLIKNPYSEQLQKNSVWAALATSLGVTVAIALTFSFLRPYNQSVYAPKLKHADERNAPPPIGKKIWSWIPPLWKTTETELVHHVGMDATLFLRFVRMCVYMFSTISVFCIAILIPTYLSNRAQDIDGSWLDAITPIAVWGDAYWAQVAVAYMITFTVMGFLWWNYRKVLLLRRKYFESEEYQNSLHARTLMLYDIPKDRCSDEGIARIIDEVVPASSFSRTAIARNVKDLPKLIEQHNQTVRKLEQVLAKYMKKPDQLPAARPMCKPSKKDPSFATYPKGQKVDAIEYLTQRIKELEIEIKEVRLSVDKRSTMPYGFASYSDIAEAHNIAYASRKKHPHGATITLAPRPNDIIWDNLPLSPSVRRWRRIVNNLWIALLTFVWIAPNALIAIFLINLNNLGNVWKAFRIELARDPNWWAIVQGIASPALMSLVYLVLPMIFRRLSMKAGDQTKTGRERHVMAKLYAFFVFNNLIVFSLFSAIWSFVSAVVSETNEKSTDAWQAIIDQNLATTLFTALCKVSPFWVTWLLQRNLGAAIDLAQLWTLVYSFFVRKFSSPTPRELIELTAPPSFEYAMYYNYFLFYATVALGFSGIQPLVLPAATLYYGIDYWLKKYLLLYIFVTKTESGGMFWRVLFNRMLFAVFLSNCVFFLSAWARADWAYHSQALAIAPLPVLLIIFKVVCSKVFDDKIHYVSTTNVAKHPEAGMQKEARLRSERLASRFGHPALYKPLITPMVHQKAQPYLHIVYKGRLSDGREVNAGDMMSVSGYSDTYAMDPMNSGKPGKSANVPGFEFVSESNLDFEFYKNRAEFADEHGQGDLFGRDPDIMRPGTPGSMSDFGSRPGTPTGAPLQGGMTGQQRRDVSGQSGFSAYRPTPPSGYMSPVGSGQQSPTRLGSPQAGFAQQATMGDRSRSPLYNINSNGSDTALVRNAAGMPISAPTPGPTVGVLGGGPRGYSGLPQADADTFDQDPTQYDYFRGSRRPPNDGW
- a CDS encoding Putative BTB/POZ domain-containing protein, which encodes MEDTNSNGSGGQKVEEPCGCLEILAPQRIITLRTSGQEYLVHENILTRSSHYFRKCLLNRSQFVEARTGIIAFDDVDPVSLRHYINFAYHQSFFSGPGIPKSHRQPGGCVANLARVYRLCDRFLDAALQRDVGNTLVFVLDYRTPSPPPPGQKAPDLGMWIADYAEGYEMLDSGDSGQQLLRERLLGSFCKHFPLSQFREHSEAVAHHHQFSFELSRRFADMLHVQANTIQRLNRKR
- a CDS encoding Putative S-adenosyl-L-methionine-dependent methyltransferase superfamily, yielding MSDDNATAPAGTGDDVTPVTAPASHAVAGDNDDILAVDAETEDTSSITYGSLASSTTSVTSSVLGYRLENGRTYHAYKEGKYLMPNDDREIDRLDLQHNLFIRTFDDRLGTAPPNEPGANVGRVLDVGTGSGSWAIDFGDEHPEAEVLGVDLSAVQVTMVPPNVRFEIDDIEEPWTFSRPFDYIHSRAMTGSIANWRKYIQSCYDNLKPGGYFELNDVDACPVSDDGTLVEDSALMRAARLCLEAMVVLGAPYEEFGRLGAVMREVGFEDVRLQRFRWPTNGWPRDPKHKELGYWNYDNLAPNVEAFLMAPLTRALGWTREEVLILAMEVRKDLGNRNIHAYYNIWSIYGRKPSAATATRTAAA